One window of the Fusobacterium animalis 7_1 genome contains the following:
- a CDS encoding UvrD-helicase domain-containing protein, translating into MNKIKNLVLKASAGTGKTYRLSLEYIAALSKKGDIEPIDYKNILVMTFTRKATAEIKEGILNKLSEFMEIYEISKNSELSVIEAISNSKLIDNKKRNNYLNLIESIKNIEQNLLIDNNFLENLSKVNKEIIKNKEKLKIYTIDAFFNIIFKNIVTNLMKIKSYTMLDEEDNFSYYKKVLENIFNNDRLFNDFKNFFTENSEKTIDNYILIIQRLISSRWKYILSLNDNPSLAKKEKFSITKSSIEILREIFSYIENDCKKDLDDVLKNDYKKYIGKTKETQKEFLFKDFKLLFKSGTTGLIYNGNKLKKASDAEHKEYINARHEELREILSKEIFNEVLIPYEEKIFELSSEIYNLYDSFKIRDKKFTFNDIAIYTYMAIFNKNNTLRDENGLTDIFFETLDMNIEAIFIDEFQDTSILQWKILYEFTKKAKTVICVGDEKQSIYGWRDGEKRLFENLETILEAKEDSLGKSYRSDRNIVSYCNQFFKAIEKIEDWKFPTSEVNSKNDGYVKAICIKDLQAEIGDEEQKKELNINTILLQELKKFYPYDNVAIIARTNTELSEIANLLEDEKIPYILNNEKNISEYSGIFECFELLKYLVYENELALFNFISSPLSNFGTDEIEILLKNKKELFSYINFSQDNDFINSLDKKIIRFLEKIVFLKKNYKNFTVQDLIFEIIKKFQFIDYFNKDNEVKNIYDFYLLTNYYSSILELLNDYKENKLSLSDTNSEKKGVELVTIHKSKGLEFKTTFVIKNSKKSKTDDIDFLFEMNDHYDETVFSLFCKKGYKAILETCFEERIENYDKKIKEEEINNFYVALTRPKNNLIVIYEDRLFEKKSLNEFSSEELKGINLEDISFEKSVIDDFFDCKIGEFSFSEKNSNNEDTAKENLESDLFNSQPYFISSIYENEKETEKIEINDSKFLLETEEKRMTGILVHYFFENLKYGTDEEVEFSKTLCYKKYLSYFGEEKLNKIFSKENIEMFLTKDKEIFSKKWDYIYSEYVLYDYEEKKEYRIDRLMIKDNGDGTGEIYIVDFKTGGKDESQLKTYKDVLKKNFEELQKYNIRTKFLEFDI; encoded by the coding sequence ATGAATAAAATAAAAAATTTAGTTCTAAAAGCTAGTGCAGGAACAGGTAAAACTTATAGACTTTCACTTGAATATATAGCTGCCTTATCTAAAAAGGGAGATATAGAACCAATAGATTATAAAAATATCTTAGTTATGACTTTTACAAGAAAGGCAACTGCTGAAATAAAAGAGGGAATATTAAATAAACTTTCTGAATTTATGGAAATATATGAGATAAGTAAAAATTCTGAGCTTTCTGTAATAGAAGCTATTTCAAACAGTAAATTGATAGATAATAAAAAAAGAAATAATTATCTTAATCTTATTGAAAGTATTAAAAATATTGAGCAAAATTTACTTATAGATAATAATTTTTTAGAAAATCTATCAAAAGTTAATAAGGAGATTATTAAGAATAAAGAAAAGCTGAAAATTTACACAATAGATGCTTTTTTCAATATTATCTTTAAAAATATTGTTACAAATTTAATGAAAATAAAATCGTATACTATGTTAGATGAAGAAGATAATTTCAGTTATTATAAAAAAGTATTAGAGAATATTTTTAATAATGATAGATTATTTAATGATTTTAAAAATTTCTTTACTGAAAATTCTGAAAAAACCATAGATAACTATATTTTAATAATTCAAAGATTAATTTCTTCAAGATGGAAATATATTTTATCTTTAAATGATAATCCTAGTCTTGCTAAAAAAGAAAAATTTAGTATTACTAAATCAAGTATAGAAATTTTAAGAGAAATTTTTTCATATATTGAAAATGATTGTAAAAAAGATTTAGATGATGTCTTAAAAAATGATTATAAAAAATATATTGGAAAAACTAAGGAAACTCAAAAAGAATTTTTATTTAAAGATTTTAAATTATTATTTAAGAGTGGAACAACTGGGCTTATTTACAATGGAAATAAGTTAAAAAAAGCTAGTGATGCAGAACATAAAGAATATATAAATGCAAGGCACGAAGAATTAAGAGAAATTCTATCAAAGGAGATATTTAATGAAGTTTTAATTCCTTATGAAGAAAAGATATTTGAGTTGAGTTCAGAAATCTATAATCTCTATGATAGTTTTAAAATTAGAGATAAAAAATTTACTTTTAATGATATTGCAATCTATACTTATATGGCTATATTCAATAAAAATAATACTTTAAGAGATGAAAATGGATTGACAGATATATTTTTTGAAACATTGGATATGAATATTGAAGCTATTTTTATTGATGAATTCCAAGATACAAGTATATTACAATGGAAAATACTATATGAATTTACTAAAAAAGCTAAAACTGTAATCTGTGTTGGAGATGAAAAACAAAGTATCTATGGTTGGAGAGATGGAGAAAAAAGATTATTTGAAAATCTTGAAACAATTTTAGAGGCTAAGGAAGATAGTTTAGGTAAATCATATAGAAGTGATAGAAATATTGTTTCTTATTGTAACCAGTTTTTTAAAGCTATTGAAAAAATAGAAGATTGGAAATTTCCTACAAGTGAAGTCAATTCAAAAAATGATGGTTATGTGAAAGCTATCTGTATAAAAGATTTACAAGCTGAAATTGGAGATGAGGAGCAAAAGAAAGAACTTAATATCAATACTATACTATTACAAGAATTGAAAAAATTTTATCCTTATGACAATGTTGCAATAATAGCAAGAACTAATACTGAACTTTCAGAAATTGCTAATCTTTTAGAAGATGAAAAAATTCCTTATATTCTAAATAATGAAAAGAATATTTCAGAATATTCTGGTATTTTTGAATGTTTTGAATTGTTAAAGTATTTAGTTTATGAAAATGAATTAGCACTATTTAATTTTATTTCTTCCCCTTTAAGTAATTTTGGAACTGATGAAATTGAGATTTTATTAAAAAATAAAAAAGAATTGTTTTCATATATAAATTTTTCACAGGATAATGATTTTATAAATTCCTTAGATAAAAAAATTATAAGATTTTTAGAAAAAATTGTATTTTTAAAAAAGAATTACAAAAATTTTACTGTACAAGATTTAATTTTTGAAATTATAAAAAAATTTCAATTTATAGATTATTTCAATAAAGATAACGAAGTAAAAAATATTTATGATTTTTATTTATTAACAAATTATTATTCTTCAATTTTAGAATTATTAAATGATTATAAGGAAAATAAACTTTCTCTTTCAGATACAAACTCTGAAAAAAAGGGTGTTGAATTAGTAACTATACATAAATCAAAAGGTTTAGAATTTAAAACAACCTTTGTTATAAAAAACAGTAAAAAATCTAAAACTGATGATATAGATTTCTTATTTGAAATGAATGACCATTATGATGAAACAGTATTTTCACTATTTTGTAAAAAAGGTTATAAAGCTATTTTAGAAACTTGTTTTGAAGAAAGAATAGAAAATTATGATAAAAAAATAAAAGAAGAAGAAATAAATAATTTCTATGTTGCTTTAACAAGACCTAAAAATAATCTTATAGTTATATATGAAGATAGACTTTTTGAAAAGAAGTCTTTAAATGAATTTTCATCAGAAGAATTAAAAGGAATTAACTTAGAAGATATTAGCTTTGAAAAATCAGTTATTGATGATTTTTTTGATTGCAAAATAGGAGAATTTTCTTTTAGTGAGAAAAATTCTAATAATGAGGATACAGCAAAAGAAAATTTAGAAAGTGATTTGTTTAATTCTCAACCTTATTTTATTTCATCAATTTATGAAAATGAGAAAGAAACTGAAAAGATTGAAATAAATGATAGTAAATTTTTACTTGAAACAGAAGAAAAAAGAATGACAGGAATTTTAGTTCACTATTTCTTTGAAAATTTAAAATATGGAACAGATGAAGAAGTAGAATTTTCTAAAACTCTATGCTATAAAAAATATCTTTCATATTTTGGAGAAGAAAAATTAAATAAAATCTTCTCAAAAGAAAATATTGAAATGTTTTTAACTAAGGATAAAGAAATTTTTTCTAAAAAATGGGACTATATTTATTCTGAATATGTTTTATATGACTATGAAGAAAAGAAAGAATATAGAATAGATAGACTTATGATAAAAGATAATGGAGATGGAACAGGAGAAATCTATATAGTAGATTTTAAAACTGGTGGAAAAGATGAAAGTCAGTTAAAAACTTATAAAGATGTATTAAAGAAAAATTTTGAAGAATTACAAAAATATAATATTAGAACTAAATTTTTGGAATTTGATATTTAA
- a CDS encoding PD-(D/E)XK nuclease family protein, translating into MNKLIFNYLAYNNQNQNELYFKMNKIINEDSSDNTLVVVESGMAQKHYFAYVNKSKLLVKNNIIAFEDFLDKIFLSNKKVLGDIKRFFLFYSCLKEDIKKKLNISNYFECIEIADDFFEFFSYIKNKDMLKFLNLSKWQEEKFEIFFEIKEEMDKFLDENSYIPSDWLYSLENLDLTYIKKYKKIVFYDIVDFSHNFLEIINSIQSVCEIEILLQMENKDFDMENLKLKKVSLPDKKINVKLSKYTNDLELYTMIRTNKYDSYFSTDLNKEDRYSIFTKSNKFYLNDTKFYQVIETYLNLLNGIDYKNKKYIDIFLVKENIFKNAFMSFYGLDIEDYRCFEKIIYNDYRYISLELLNTDYYSYYLKDNENLKIKLKLIFETLNDIEKIKDISSLNEFLCDKFFSSKTDIDFFIEEKFDTLYDKIYEILGLLNSNENIDFFKNFNNFFKSNLGKNIFTLFFNYLNKIDIYSIQKNKNKDNELKNLNLIKYSVKNIENPAIIYTDNQTLPKIKVNNNLFTEQQKIKLGIKTNEDEILIQKYRFFQNLLSLNKVDIYSMVDKDSNIDFSAFVYEFINKYTALENNTDNLKQYFKAIYSKEKTENFSKDKTFFRAYLKEKTDFKDNILKIGAYDYIELKKSETFFFLDKICGIESSDEIVADIGISAKVLGNILHKTLEEIFRENWKNILQSSENLLISTDIIEKFLKRNIWKEELKIEIFMKNYINEVLTPRLVSNIEKFFKVLYEELKGEKILRIEAEKKSKTQDKAYLKYDEIEVFLNGRADLLIETSKARYIVDFKTGGYKKEQLEFYAIMFYGSDNSLPVYSTAYNFWDEQEAKNFKFEKHLIDKLPEKDSQFKELLIEFFKNKYYVLPKKSALKESEYDFNEYYRYKNIIPLDKMIGDIDE; encoded by the coding sequence ATGAATAAATTAATTTTTAATTATTTAGCTTACAATAATCAAAATCAAAATGAATTATATTTTAAAATGAATAAAATCATAAATGAAGATAGTTCAGACAATACTCTTGTTGTTGTAGAAAGTGGAATGGCACAAAAACATTATTTTGCTTATGTGAATAAGTCAAAATTATTAGTAAAAAATAATATTATTGCTTTTGAAGATTTTTTAGATAAAATTTTTCTTTCAAATAAAAAAGTTTTAGGAGATATCAAAAGATTTTTTCTATTTTATTCTTGTTTAAAAGAAGATATTAAAAAGAAATTAAATATCAGTAATTACTTTGAATGTATAGAAATTGCAGATGACTTTTTTGAATTTTTTTCCTATATAAAAAATAAGGATATGTTAAAATTTTTAAATTTATCTAAATGGCAGGAAGAAAAGTTTGAAATATTTTTTGAAATAAAAGAAGAGATGGATAAATTTTTAGATGAAAATTCATATATTCCAAGTGATTGGCTATATTCTTTGGAAAATTTAGATTTAACTTATATAAAGAAATATAAAAAAATAGTTTTTTATGATATAGTTGATTTTTCACATAATTTTTTAGAGATAATAAATAGTATTCAATCTGTTTGTGAAATAGAAATTCTTTTACAAATGGAAAATAAAGACTTTGATATGGAAAATTTAAAATTAAAGAAAGTTAGTCTTCCTGATAAAAAAATAAATGTGAAACTTTCAAAATATACAAATGATTTAGAACTGTATACTATGATTAGAACTAATAAATATGATAGCTATTTTTCTACTGATTTAAATAAGGAAGATAGATATTCAATATTTACAAAATCTAATAAATTCTATTTGAATGATACAAAGTTTTATCAAGTTATAGAAACTTATTTAAATCTTTTAAATGGAATAGATTATAAAAATAAAAAATATATAGATATTTTCCTTGTGAAAGAAAATATTTTTAAAAATGCCTTTATGAGTTTTTATGGTTTAGATATAGAAGATTACAGATGTTTTGAAAAAATAATTTATAATGATTATAGATATATTTCTTTGGAGCTTTTAAATACAGATTACTATTCATATTATTTAAAAGATAATGAAAATTTAAAAATTAAATTAAAGTTGATATTTGAAACTTTAAATGATATAGAAAAAATAAAAGATATAAGTAGTTTAAATGAGTTTTTATGTGATAAATTTTTTAGCTCAAAAACTGATATAGATTTTTTTATAGAAGAAAAATTTGATACTTTATATGACAAAATTTATGAAATTTTAGGACTTCTAAATTCAAATGAAAATATAGATTTTTTTAAAAATTTTAATAACTTTTTTAAATCTAATTTAGGAAAAAATATCTTTACTCTATTTTTTAATTATCTAAATAAAATTGATATTTACTCTATACAAAAAAATAAGAATAAAGATAATGAATTAAAAAATTTAAACTTAATAAAATACTCTGTTAAAAATATAGAGAACCCTGCTATTATTTACACAGATAACCAAACTTTGCCAAAAATAAAGGTTAATAATAATTTATTTACTGAGCAACAAAAAATAAAATTAGGTATAAAAACTAATGAAGATGAGATTTTAATTCAAAAATATAGATTTTTTCAAAATTTATTATCTTTAAATAAGGTAGATATTTATTCTATGGTAGATAAGGATAGTAATATAGATTTTTCTGCTTTTGTCTATGAATTTATCAATAAATATACAGCTTTGGAGAATAATACAGATAACTTAAAACAATATTTTAAAGCTATATATTCAAAGGAAAAAACAGAGAATTTCTCTAAAGATAAAACTTTTTTTAGAGCTTATCTAAAAGAAAAAACAGATTTTAAAGACAATATATTAAAAATAGGTGCTTATGACTATATAGAGCTTAAAAAAAGTGAAACTTTTTTCTTTTTAGATAAAATTTGTGGTATTGAAAGTTCTGATGAAATAGTAGCAGATATTGGGATATCTGCAAAAGTTTTAGGGAATATTTTACATAAAACTTTGGAAGAAATATTTAGAGAAAATTGGAAGAATATTCTACAATCTTCTGAAAATTTATTAATTTCAACTGATATTATTGAAAAATTTTTAAAAAGAAATATCTGGAAAGAAGAGTTAAAAATTGAAATATTTATGAAAAATTATATTAATGAAGTGCTAACTCCAAGGCTTGTATCTAATATAGAAAAGTTTTTTAAAGTTCTATATGAAGAATTAAAAGGAGAGAAAATTTTAAGAATTGAGGCAGAAAAGAAATCTAAAACTCAGGATAAGGCTTATTTAAAATATGACGAAATAGAAGTATTTTTAAATGGTAGAGCTGATTTATTGATAGAAACTTCTAAGGCAAGATATATTGTAGATTTTAAAACAGGAGGATATAAAAAAGAGCAATTAGAATTTTATGCAATAATGTTCTATGGTTCAGATAATTCCTTACCTGTTTATAGCACTGCCTATAATTTTTGGGATGAACAAGAGGCGAAAAATTTTAAGTTTGAAAAACATTTAATAGATAAGTTGCCAGAAAAAGATAGTCAATTTAAAGAATTACTTATAGAATTTTTTAAGAATAAATATTATGTTTTACCTAAAAAATCTGCACTAAAAGAAAGTGAATATGATTTTAATGAATATTACAGATATAAAAATATAATTCCATTGGACAAAATGATAGGTGATATAGATGAATAA
- a CDS encoding pyridoxal phosphate-dependent aminotransferase — MRISDRVKNMKYSAVRKLAPLATEAEKKGIKVYRLNIGQPNIETPKLFFEGLKNIPDHVIRYADSRGISVLLEQVIEVYARDGHFLKKEDIIVTEGGSEALTFAMLAICNPDDEVLIPEPFYSNYKSFLDISGAKIIPILTDIKNDFALPKKEEIQKLINSKTKAILYSNPCNPTGKVYTEEEVKLLADLAVENDLFVIADEPYREFIYDDKDKHHSLLDIEKAKENVIIIDSVSKHYSACGARVGFLISKNKDFMTYIMKLCQARLAAPTVEQYAVANLMKVPKEYFKEIKEIYRRRRDIIVNSLNKIEGVTCSTPKGAIYAFAKLPVESSEDFCKWLLTEFVYDNSTVMLAPGEGFYETEGLGKNEVRFSFCVGEDDIEKAMKVLEEALKVYKK; from the coding sequence ATGAGAATTTCAGATAGGGTTAAAAATATGAAATATTCAGCTGTTAGAAAATTAGCTCCTTTGGCTACTGAAGCAGAAAAAAAGGGAATAAAAGTTTACAGATTAAATATAGGGCAACCTAATATAGAAACACCTAAATTGTTTTTTGAAGGTTTAAAAAATATACCAGATCATGTTATAAGATATGCAGATTCAAGAGGAATATCTGTTTTATTAGAACAAGTTATAGAAGTTTATGCAAGAGATGGTCATTTTCTAAAAAAAGAAGATATAATTGTTACAGAAGGTGGAAGTGAGGCTTTAACATTTGCAATGCTTGCTATTTGTAATCCAGATGATGAAGTTTTAATTCCAGAACCTTTTTATTCAAATTATAAAAGTTTCTTAGATATTTCAGGAGCAAAAATTATTCCTATACTAACAGATATAAAAAATGATTTTGCTTTACCTAAAAAAGAAGAAATTCAAAAATTGATTAATTCTAAAACAAAAGCTATTTTATACTCTAATCCTTGTAATCCAACAGGAAAAGTATATACAGAAGAAGAAGTGAAATTATTAGCAGACTTAGCAGTAGAAAATGATTTATTTGTTATTGCAGATGAACCATATAGAGAATTTATATATGATGATAAGGATAAACATCATTCTTTATTAGATATAGAAAAAGCTAAGGAAAATGTTATTATTATAGACAGTGTTTCTAAACATTATAGTGCCTGTGGAGCAAGAGTTGGATTTTTAATATCAAAAAATAAAGATTTTATGACATATATAATGAAACTTTGTCAAGCAAGACTTGCTGCACCAACTGTTGAACAATATGCAGTTGCTAATTTAATGAAAGTTCCTAAGGAATATTTTAAAGAAATTAAAGAAATTTATAGAAGAAGAAGAGACATTATAGTAAATTCTTTGAATAAAATAGAGGGTGTAACTTGTTCAACTCCTAAGGGTGCAATTTATGCTTTTGCAAAATTACCAGTAGAAAGTTCAGAAGATTTTTGTAAATGGCTTTTAACTGAGTTTGTATATGATAATTCAACAGTTATGCTTGCTCCGGGGGAAGGTTTTTATGAAACAGAAGGTCTAGGAAAAAATGAAGTAAGATTTTCTTTCTGTGTTGGAGAAGATGATATAGAAAAAGCAATGAAAGTGCTTGAAGAAGCATTAAAAGTTTATAAAAAATAG
- a CDS encoding YihY/virulence factor BrkB family protein, with the protein MKNLFENFGSKKFNTKNLKLMLKRAYEKYQSANSSFWVTSLSFYTILAIVPILAILVSLSSWFGAEDYIINQIKDIAPLKGGTLELLTDFSNNLLMDARSNVLAGVGFLFLGWTFIQMFSLIEASFNEIWHIKKSRSIIRKISDYISFFIFLPLLFIILNGLVLFLLSKIKEIVFLYYIVKNIFPLISMTIFFMALYLVMPNTMVKIIPAFIASVIVSIAFLLFQYIFILLQFLLIGYNTVYGGFSVIFIFLIWVRICWFIVILGVHITYLIQNANFDINIENDTINISFNSKLYITFKVLEEIVKRYLNNQSPPNMTDLRKVTTSSPFLIGNALDDLIRGGYVLSSRDYSEKVFCIAKNIEEVSLKEIYDFIANTGEEIYILQDGEITDNIEKIIIDKDYSRTLKSLGGEVAEKN; encoded by the coding sequence ATGAAAAATTTATTTGAAAATTTTGGTTCAAAGAAATTTAATACTAAAAATTTAAAATTGATGTTGAAAAGAGCATACGAAAAGTATCAAAGTGCTAATTCTAGCTTTTGGGTAACATCTCTATCTTTTTATACTATCTTGGCAATAGTTCCAATACTTGCTATTCTAGTTAGTTTAAGTAGTTGGTTTGGAGCAGAAGACTATATAATAAATCAGATTAAAGATATAGCTCCTCTAAAAGGTGGAACATTGGAATTACTTACTGATTTTTCAAATAATTTATTAATGGATGCCAGAAGCAATGTTTTAGCAGGAGTAGGTTTCTTATTTTTAGGTTGGACGTTTATACAAATGTTCTCTCTTATTGAAGCTTCTTTTAATGAGATTTGGCATATAAAAAAATCAAGAAGTATAATAAGAAAAATCAGTGATTATATATCATTTTTTATTTTTTTACCTTTACTATTTATTATTTTAAATGGACTTGTGTTATTTTTGTTATCAAAAATAAAGGAAATAGTATTTCTTTATTATATAGTAAAAAATATTTTTCCTTTAATAAGTATGACAATATTCTTTATGGCACTTTATTTAGTTATGCCAAATACAATGGTAAAAATTATTCCTGCTTTTATAGCATCTGTAATAGTATCAATAGCTTTTTTACTATTTCAATATATTTTTATTTTATTACAATTTTTATTGATAGGCTATAATACAGTATATGGTGGTTTTTCAGTAATATTTATATTTTTGATATGGGTAAGAATATGTTGGTTTATAGTAATTTTAGGAGTTCATATAACATATTTAATCCAAAATGCTAACTTTGATATAAATATAGAAAATGACACTATTAATATCAGTTTTAATTCAAAATTATATATAACATTTAAAGTTTTAGAAGAGATTGTAAAAAGATACTTAAATAATCAATCTCCTCCAAATATGACTGATTTAAGAAAGGTTACTACTTCATCTCCTTTTTTAATTGGAAATGCATTAGATGATTTAATCAGAGGTGGTTATGTACTTAGTAGTAGAGATTATTCAGAAAAAGTCTTTTGTATAGCTAAAAACATAGAAGAGGTCTCTTTAAAAGAGATATATGATTTTATTGCTAATACAGGTGAGGAAATATATATATTACAAGATGGTGAAATTACTGATAATATAGAAAAAATTATAATAGATAAAGATTATAGTAGAACATTAAAGAGTTTAGGAGGAGAAGTTGCAGAAAAAAATTAA